Proteins encoded by one window of Cylindrospermum stagnale PCC 7417:
- a CDS encoding nickel/cobalt transporter translates to MKKLLHHLAWSTAIIAICLVWMPRADAHPLGNFTINHYAGVQVTPDGVGIDYVLDMAEIPAFQEINQLERNRDRFQRGAAHREQRGAAHRQTQPVETVQYPSQKCQFVNSHLELLINKQPLSLSLVKSAVEFPPGVGGLSTLRLSCNFHGSVELVGANQLIEFEDKLYPQRLGWREITVAANNVPIQGNFTSNSITNRLRDYPTDLLSSPLDQRRLSFKLNASLTSNEQALPPSVQSSSRLDNALTGRSNDVFTGLITQENQNFLTIPIALAIAFFWGGLHALSPGHGKTVVGAYLVGSRSQPQHALFLGLIMTITHTSGIFALGLVTLGTSQFILTEQLYPWLSVLSGVLVTVIGLNLFISRLQGTEVFHSHDHEHSHQHSHHHHHHHHHHHVHHEHSHADVSPMKWSSLLALGISGGLLPCPSALVVLLSAIALGRIGFGLALVTAFSLGLAAVLTGIGLMLVYAKDRFEQLPLNLPKIRMLPVASALCITLIGLGITTQALLVQPWN, encoded by the coding sequence ATGAAAAAGCTGCTGCATCACTTGGCTTGGAGTACTGCCATCATCGCCATATGTTTGGTTTGGATGCCGAGAGCGGATGCCCATCCCTTAGGTAATTTCACTATCAATCACTATGCAGGAGTGCAGGTAACGCCGGATGGTGTGGGGATTGATTATGTTCTAGACATGGCAGAGATTCCCGCTTTTCAAGAAATTAATCAGTTAGAGAGAAATCGCGATCGCTTCCAGCGGGGCGCAGCCCATCGCGAACAGCGGGGCGCAGCCCATCGCCAAACTCAGCCTGTAGAGACAGTTCAATACCCATCCCAAAAATGCCAGTTCGTCAACTCACACCTAGAACTGCTGATCAATAAACAGCCTTTATCGCTTTCTTTGGTAAAGTCAGCAGTCGAATTTCCCCCAGGTGTCGGAGGATTATCTACACTGCGGCTGAGTTGTAACTTTCACGGGTCAGTAGAGTTAGTAGGCGCGAATCAGTTAATTGAGTTTGAAGATAAATTATACCCGCAGCGCTTAGGTTGGCGTGAAATTACAGTGGCTGCAAATAACGTTCCCATTCAAGGTAATTTCACCTCGAACAGTATTACCAACCGCTTGAGAGATTATCCCACTGACTTACTCAGCAGTCCTCTTGACCAGCGTCGGCTCTCTTTTAAACTCAATGCTTCTCTGACATCGAATGAACAAGCGCTTCCACCGTCTGTTCAATCATCCAGCCGCTTAGATAATGCTTTGACAGGAAGAAGCAACGATGTTTTCACCGGTTTGATTACCCAGGAAAATCAGAATTTCCTGACTATTCCCATAGCTTTAGCGATCGCCTTTTTCTGGGGTGGTTTACACGCCCTCTCCCCTGGTCATGGAAAAACCGTAGTCGGTGCTTATTTAGTGGGTTCTCGCAGCCAGCCCCAACACGCCTTATTCCTGGGGCTGATTATGACTATTACCCATACATCTGGCATATTTGCTCTGGGTTTGGTAACACTTGGCACATCCCAGTTTATCTTGACAGAGCAATTATACCCTTGGTTAAGCGTCCTCTCTGGTGTGCTGGTAACTGTGATTGGGCTGAATTTATTTATCAGTCGATTACAAGGTACTGAGGTCTTTCATTCACATGACCATGAACATAGTCATCAACACAGCCACCACCATCATCACCATCACCATCATCACCATGTACACCATGAGCATTCACATGCTGATGTATCTCCGATGAAATGGTCTAGCCTACTGGCGTTGGGAATATCAGGTGGCTTGTTACCTTGTCCTTCAGCCTTGGTGGTGTTGTTGAGTGCGATCGCCTTGGGAAGAATTGGCTTTGGACTAGCGCTAGTAACTGCCTTTAGCTTAGGTCTAGCAGCGGTATTAACTGGAATCGGATTAATGCTCGTTTACGCCAAGGATCGGTTTGAGCAATTGCCACTCAATCTCCCCAAGATCAGAATGTTACCAGTAGCAAGCGCTTTATGTATCACCCTAATAGGCTTAGGTATCACTACACAAGCTTTACTGGTTCAACCGTGGAACTAA
- a CDS encoding PEP-CTERM sorting domain-containing protein (PEP-CTERM proteins occur, often in large numbers, in the proteomes of bacteria that also encode an exosortase, a predicted intramembrane cysteine proteinase. The presence of a PEP-CTERM domain at a protein's C-terminus predicts cleavage within the sorting domain, followed by covalent anchoring to some some component of the (usually Gram-negative) cell surface. Many PEP-CTERM proteins exhibit an unusual sequence composition that includes large numbers of potential glycosylation sites. Expression of one such protein has been shown restore the ability of a bacterium to form floc, a type of biofilm.): MSQAIKESIVSENNLSLRSAKVAQKAEIKSLSQCYQPIKSLKRSISIASGAIALSLSFALPSQAVTISYSGDTTNAPTFNRPETEGFEGGTNPPTSLSSNGTAVPYYSQPFFVDTTGSYDVVGSQNFLGIQFLYQTSFNPATPLVNLLSGNDPFPDEGNSSFYGLNLTANNQYFLVTTGFDNSANSFGTFTNDISGPGNITLGSSPENVPEPASILGTITLAIFGGSLKLKYQPKKLKSSDS, translated from the coding sequence ATGTCACAAGCAATTAAAGAATCCATCGTCTCAGAAAACAATCTATCTCTTCGCTCTGCTAAGGTTGCACAAAAAGCCGAGATTAAGAGTTTGAGTCAGTGTTATCAGCCGATTAAATCGCTTAAGCGCTCAATCTCGATTGCATCTGGTGCGATCGCTCTATCTCTAAGTTTTGCACTGCCTTCTCAAGCAGTCACAATTTCATACTCAGGTGACACAACAAATGCACCAACTTTTAACCGTCCTGAAACAGAAGGATTTGAAGGTGGTACAAACCCACCCACATCACTTTCTAGCAATGGCACAGCAGTCCCTTATTACAGCCAGCCTTTCTTTGTTGATACTACTGGCTCCTACGACGTTGTTGGTTCTCAAAACTTTTTAGGCATCCAGTTCTTATACCAAACAAGCTTTAACCCAGCAACTCCGTTAGTTAATTTACTCAGTGGGAATGATCCCTTTCCAGATGAGGGCAACTCTAGTTTTTACGGCTTAAACTTAACTGCTAATAATCAATACTTTTTAGTCACCACTGGATTTGACAATAGCGCTAACAGTTTTGGTACTTTTACCAATGATATCTCAGGCCCTGGCAATATTACACTCGGTAGCAGTCCTGAAAATGTCCCCGAACCCGCTTCAATACTAGGCACAATAACCCTTGCCATATTTGGTGGCAGCCTAAAGCTAAAGTATCAGCCGAAAAAGCTAAAGTCTAGCGATAGTTAA
- a CDS encoding sigma-70 family RNA polymerase sigma factor, with protein MHPDSPNNKPDLKESTDAALFQALTARDASALAMLYDRYANLVYGLALKILRDPQAAEDLTQEVFLALWRHPNYNPARGSLSSFLVTLTRSRAIDKLRSRGASLKFLDRWSQQMSNQPLTNNPFEQVSIEERSQKVRSALAQLPENQRQVLAMAYYEGLSQVEIAQRLEAPLGTVKTRARLGLIKLKRILQDWIN; from the coding sequence ATGCATCCTGACTCTCCTAACAACAAACCTGATTTAAAAGAATCAACTGATGCAGCGCTGTTTCAAGCTCTCACAGCCAGAGATGCCTCTGCTTTGGCAATGCTTTACGATCGCTATGCCAATTTGGTCTATGGGTTAGCTTTGAAGATATTGCGCGATCCTCAAGCGGCAGAAGACCTGACGCAAGAAGTCTTTCTGGCATTATGGCGGCATCCTAACTACAATCCTGCTCGTGGTTCTTTGAGTAGCTTTTTGGTAACTCTGACACGTTCGCGGGCGATCGATAAACTCCGTTCTCGTGGTGCTTCTCTAAAGTTTTTAGACCGCTGGTCTCAACAGATGTCTAATCAACCCCTTACCAATAACCCTTTTGAGCAAGTCTCGATAGAGGAACGTTCTCAGAAAGTCCGCAGCGCCTTGGCTCAACTACCAGAAAATCAGCGTCAAGTATTAGCTATGGCTTATTACGAAGGGCTAAGTCAAGTGGAGATTGCACAACGCTTAGAGGCACCTTTGGGAACTGTCAAAACGCGGGCTAGACTTGGCTTAATCAAGCTGAAAAGAATTTTGCAAGACTGGATTAATTAG
- a CDS encoding ferritin-like domain-containing protein — MSNTENSKIISPQRRKLIQLGVLTSAAGVFALATNSPADARGRRNTKTDIELFNGIAILEQKAINTYKAAAENNLLPTKAFLDVALQFAGDHAQHHAKVQSIVATVLRGTPVNTSNVGTFPIPKKVLTGGEAEVLRYALSLEVIASKAYLENIQSKLTTDEAINVAATILPVEASHAAVFRTVLLVLLKEKGLPGDDKLVPYAFLDKQPTPPLPKAGS, encoded by the coding sequence ATGTCCAATACGGAAAATTCAAAAATCATTTCCCCGCAGAGACGCAAATTGATCCAGCTAGGAGTACTGACGAGTGCGGCTGGTGTATTCGCCCTGGCTACAAACAGTCCTGCTGATGCCCGTGGTCGGAGAAATACCAAAACTGATATCGAACTTTTTAACGGCATTGCCATACTGGAACAAAAAGCGATTAACACTTACAAAGCAGCCGCTGAGAACAATCTTCTCCCAACAAAAGCATTTTTGGATGTTGCTCTCCAGTTTGCCGGCGACCACGCTCAACATCATGCCAAAGTACAAAGTATAGTAGCGACAGTGCTCAGAGGGACTCCTGTAAATACCTCAAATGTAGGCACTTTTCCGATTCCCAAGAAAGTCCTCACTGGTGGTGAAGCTGAAGTGCTTAGGTATGCTCTGAGTTTGGAAGTTATTGCTTCCAAAGCTTATCTAGAAAATATTCAAAGCAAGTTAACAACTGATGAAGCCATCAATGTGGCAGCAACTATTCTGCCCGTAGAGGCTTCACATGCAGCGGTTTTCCGCACTGTATTATTAGTTCTGCTGAAAGAAAAGGGACTACCGGGTGATGATAAGCTTGTGCCCTATGCATTCCTTGACAAGCAGCCTACACCACCATTACCAAAGGCTGGTAGTTGA
- a CDS encoding DUF4331 domain-containing protein, with product MAFFPVKSSLKWTGANGFFRTIAAFVAILLVVLISATPQATASDHQDTTFLATKLTAADLTDLYFFESPTSDNIVLVMDFDPLIVSGETRPFDPNVLYQFKIDNTGDNVEDLVIQFNVNGTGPGQNVTVRGPSSPIKVGTESALVPVTGGGALNQAFTTTNGLNVFVGVRKDPFFFDLERFFQILPDRNYSFQPNPAAPFQVLSFRPAGEAQDTLASFNVHSIIVELPRFMLGNGKIGAWITTSVKTPRLTNGNFAQIERLAVPALNELFMDFKAHNNSNLQTPIKDAPNQSQFIKAFVTAIGRPSGIADAVISVAIPDVIQADVFQTKGSYFGTQLGGNFGGRRLQDDVIDVTASVVFGDAVTGIAVNTYPGLTTDNVGPNNANFLPVFPYLGNPL from the coding sequence ATGGCATTTTTTCCCGTCAAGTCATCGCTTAAGTGGACTGGAGCAAATGGGTTTTTTCGTACCATAGCGGCATTTGTCGCTATTTTGCTCGTAGTACTAATCTCTGCAACCCCTCAAGCCACGGCTTCAGACCACCAAGACACAACTTTTCTGGCCACTAAGCTCACTGCTGCGGATCTGACAGATTTGTATTTTTTTGAGAGTCCGACATCCGACAATATTGTTTTAGTGATGGACTTTGACCCGCTCATTGTTTCTGGTGAGACTAGGCCGTTCGACCCAAATGTTCTTTATCAGTTCAAGATTGATAACACGGGTGACAATGTTGAAGATTTAGTAATTCAATTCAATGTAAATGGCACAGGCCCTGGGCAAAATGTCACAGTGCGCGGCCCAAGTAGTCCTATCAAAGTAGGAACAGAATCTGCTTTGGTTCCAGTAACTGGGGGAGGGGCACTCAATCAAGCATTCACCACAACTAATGGCTTGAATGTCTTTGTTGGCGTACGCAAAGACCCGTTCTTTTTCGATCTGGAACGGTTCTTCCAAATCCTACCAGATCGCAACTATAGCTTTCAGCCTAATCCCGCTGCTCCTTTCCAAGTCCTTTCCTTTAGACCTGCTGGTGAAGCACAAGACACCCTAGCTTCATTCAATGTCCATTCAATTATTGTCGAGCTACCCAGGTTCATGCTTGGTAATGGCAAAATTGGTGCTTGGATCACAACTAGTGTCAAAACTCCTAGGCTCACAAACGGAAACTTTGCTCAGATTGAGCGGTTAGCGGTTCCGGCTCTGAATGAACTTTTTATGGACTTCAAGGCTCATAATAACAGTAATCTTCAGACACCAATAAAAGACGCTCCTAACCAATCCCAATTCATTAAAGCTTTTGTAACTGCGATTGGTAGACCTTCAGGCATAGCCGATGCAGTTATCTCGGTGGCGATTCCTGATGTTATCCAAGCTGATGTTTTTCAAACCAAAGGTAGTTATTTTGGTACTCAGTTAGGCGGCAACTTTGGCGGTAGAAGACTACAAGATGACGTAATCGATGTAACAGCATCTGTTGTCTTTGGTGATGCAGTTACAGGGATTGCTGTAAATACATATCCGGGTCTAACCACCGATAATGTCGGGCCGAATAATGCCAACTTTCTTCCTGTGTTTCCTTATTTAGGTAATCCTTTGTAG
- a CDS encoding tetratricopeptide repeat protein, producing the protein MHLRTLWVLVLTSLLVLLRPSDTQALSLGYTNRLVGTYSSVVQLLTVKSKQMLPVQQSQLVFPDYLERSHIISVYEEKVAQSPNSSMFLRLLADQYLKRFREVGDVEDILRAEQAARRSLALQPRHNQLSSMLLASALLSQHQFREALAVINDAQNLSLDHPNIVSLKASIQMELGNYEATYQLLQTLTDEASNSGNNAVAARYLELTGNLASARQLLDEAMEEMDSFYTTSAETRAWFHVRAGDLAFAVGDFALSEQRYQEALDLFPRHIAAFTGLARLYASGHRWQDALNAANQGVELMPLVETLSYKADAQLALGDQEGAAETEDLIGVVAYLSKVKGIYDRALAVYYTEHGIHLPEALEIARREVAVRDDIFAEDTLAWAAAANGQWQEAQQAAQRATRFGTEDALLQFHAGMIALHLDNREEAIRRLTSAVSLNPQFHHSYADEARQVLANLAPSVSLKITSHSLNTIGRSL; encoded by the coding sequence ATGCATCTACGAACGCTATGGGTGTTAGTTCTGACTAGCCTACTGGTTTTACTAAGACCCTCTGATACACAAGCGCTAAGTTTAGGCTACACCAATAGATTAGTAGGTACATACTCCTCTGTTGTGCAACTGCTGACTGTTAAATCGAAGCAGATGTTACCAGTTCAGCAGTCACAGTTAGTCTTCCCGGATTATTTAGAGCGATCGCATATTATCAGCGTTTATGAGGAAAAAGTTGCCCAATCTCCCAATTCCTCAATGTTCTTGCGTCTGTTGGCTGATCAATATTTGAAGCGCTTTCGAGAAGTGGGAGATGTAGAAGATATCTTACGAGCAGAACAAGCGGCACGTAGATCCCTGGCACTACAACCGCGCCATAATCAGCTTTCTTCTATGCTCCTAGCATCAGCTTTACTATCTCAACATCAGTTTCGAGAAGCTTTGGCTGTGATCAATGATGCTCAAAATTTATCTCTTGACCATCCCAATATTGTCTCGCTCAAAGCATCGATTCAGATGGAGTTGGGTAACTATGAAGCAACCTATCAACTATTGCAGACCCTGACTGACGAAGCATCAAACTCTGGTAACAACGCGGTTGCAGCCCGTTACTTAGAGTTAACTGGCAATCTAGCCTCAGCGCGGCAACTGCTAGATGAGGCTATGGAGGAAATGGACTCTTTCTACACGACAAGCGCAGAAACCCGTGCTTGGTTTCATGTGCGGGCTGGGGATCTTGCTTTTGCCGTCGGGGATTTTGCCCTGTCTGAGCAGCGATACCAAGAAGCTCTTGACCTATTTCCACGGCATATAGCTGCATTTACAGGACTGGCTCGCCTCTATGCATCTGGGCATCGATGGCAAGATGCTCTGAATGCCGCAAACCAAGGTGTAGAACTGATGCCCTTGGTAGAAACCCTCTCTTACAAGGCAGATGCTCAACTAGCTCTGGGAGACCAGGAAGGTGCAGCTGAAACTGAAGATTTAATTGGGGTGGTAGCTTACCTGAGCAAGGTTAAAGGAATCTATGATCGCGCTTTGGCGGTCTACTACACTGAACACGGAATCCACTTACCAGAGGCACTAGAGATTGCCCGTCGTGAAGTAGCCGTGCGGGACGATATCTTTGCAGAGGATACGCTAGCTTGGGCAGCAGCGGCTAATGGGCAATGGCAAGAAGCGCAACAGGCAGCACAACGGGCTACTCGCTTTGGGACAGAGGATGCCTTGCTGCAATTTCATGCTGGGATGATTGCGCTGCACTTAGATAACCGTGAGGAAGCAATCAGGCGATTAACTTCTGCTGTTAGTCTCAATCCTCAATTTCATCACTCTTATGCCGATGAAGCTCGTCAAGTATTGGCTAACCTAGCGCCTTCTGTCTCTCTAAAAATAACCTCTCATAGTCTTAACACTATCGGGCGTTCTTTATGA